In one window of Janthinobacterium sp. 1_2014MBL_MicDiv DNA:
- a CDS encoding DUF4197 domain-containing protein: protein MRLTSFPVRPAAMVCALALCSSMAGAASPLAALSNQDASNGLKAALEAGSAAAVAKLGIENGFLNNDKVKIKLPGILEQAKPLLKMTGRGQQLDDLVVSMNRAAESAVPMAKPLLLDAVKSMSVTDAKNILSGGDTSVTDFFRQKTSAPLAVKFLPIVKSVTDRSGLASKYNSTMSQIGKTGLVPQQQSTVEGYVTDRALDGLYLMIGEEEKTIRSNPLGYGSKIIGKVFGSLK from the coding sequence ATGCGCCTGACCTCTTTTCCCGTCCGCCCCGCCGCCATGGTGTGCGCGCTGGCGCTGTGCTCGTCCATGGCAGGCGCCGCCAGCCCGCTCGCCGCCCTCAGCAACCAGGACGCCAGCAATGGCTTGAAGGCGGCGCTGGAAGCCGGATCGGCTGCTGCCGTCGCCAAGCTGGGCATCGAAAATGGCTTCCTCAACAATGACAAGGTGAAGATCAAGCTTCCGGGCATTCTGGAGCAGGCCAAGCCCTTGCTGAAAATGACGGGCCGCGGCCAGCAGCTGGATGACCTGGTGGTGTCGATGAACCGGGCCGCCGAGTCGGCCGTACCCATGGCCAAGCCCTTGCTGCTCGATGCGGTGAAGTCGATGAGCGTCACCGATGCGAAGAATATCCTGTCCGGCGGCGACACCTCGGTCACGGACTTCTTCCGTCAGAAGACTTCTGCGCCGCTGGCCGTCAAATTCCTGCCCATCGTCAAATCCGTCACGGACCGCTCCGGCCTGGCCAGCAAGTACAACAGCACCATGAGCCAGATCGGCAAGACGGGCCTGGTACCGCAGCAGCAATCGACCGTGGAAGGCTACGTCACCGACCGCGCCCTCGACGGCCTGTATCTGATGATCGGCGAAGAAGAAAAAACCATCCGCAGCAATCCGCTCGGGTATGGCAGCAAGATTATCGGCAAGGTCTTCGGCAGCCTGAAATAA
- a CDS encoding DUF7946 domain-containing protein has product MGETKSLDIVIRYDGSTADSGQLNLFQAAESLNGIARVVNVIVHAFANDGEIKERLSAPEGADTYLSAAKKGCFEETVTVVFDNITVEKIKPSVIVGNFWDFLTASITAAIGRDYNPDTPMVRKIVEKNVTFFEEVAEELESALQHLHRPIKSKGAETITFYRPKVGDAVTLNKTSLTHVSVRDQEPDLSYWRGNVTKYNSLSGYGRVYLDEVNATVPFKIDRFKENISARRSATTSMNEREHEEGGKRRIGAYAVRNALGNLKRITILEFNQYE; this is encoded by the coding sequence ATGGGTGAAACTAAATCTTTAGATATTGTTATTCGATATGACGGCAGTACAGCCGACAGTGGTCAGCTTAATTTATTTCAGGCCGCAGAATCTCTAAACGGGATTGCTCGCGTTGTAAATGTAATTGTTCATGCCTTTGCCAATGATGGAGAGATCAAAGAACGCCTTTCAGCTCCAGAGGGGGCAGATACATATCTATCCGCAGCCAAAAAAGGATGTTTCGAGGAAACCGTTACCGTAGTTTTTGACAACATTACCGTAGAGAAAATTAAACCAAGCGTAATTGTTGGGAATTTTTGGGATTTTCTGACGGCAAGCATTACTGCTGCAATAGGTCGTGACTATAATCCCGACACTCCTATGGTACGAAAAATTGTCGAAAAAAATGTGACATTCTTCGAAGAAGTCGCAGAAGAATTAGAAAGTGCACTTCAACATCTACATCGACCGATTAAATCAAAAGGTGCGGAAACAATAACTTTTTATCGCCCCAAAGTGGGAGATGCAGTAACTCTTAATAAGACGTCTTTGACTCATGTAAGCGTTCGAGATCAAGAACCGGATCTAAGTTATTGGCGCGGAAATGTAACCAAATATAATTCATTGTCAGGCTATGGCCGAGTATATCTTGATGAAGTTAATGCCACCGTCCCTTTTAAAATTGATCGATTTAAAGAAAACATTTCTGCTCGTAGATCTGCAACCACATCAATGAACGAGCGAGAACATGAGGAAGGTGGAAAGCGCAGAATTGGTGCATATGCTGTACGAAACGCATTAGGAAATCTAAAGCGGATTACAATATTGGAATTCAACCAATATGAGTGA
- a CDS encoding DUF2971 domain-containing protein — translation MTNTLPATLRRYTDLTSLLHILSSGEITLLDPKSWDDRNDAYFMSQYKEYKGLKSILALCFSEVPETYHHWHVFSKGPSGICIRFNGEKLLEKIKRQNGISFESIEYLTLKDAQNYHFTVERLPFLKRAGYKPEGEFRVIYESKKKELPFINIPITRECIRDIILSPWLHDDLYESAKKAVQSVNGFENMKVLRSTLISNDTWKKYASDLNEI, via the coding sequence ATGACAAACACCTTACCTGCAACTCTTCGTCGATACACTGACCTTACGTCGCTATTGCACATATTATCATCAGGCGAGATTACGCTGCTTGATCCTAAGAGCTGGGACGACAGAAATGATGCATACTTTATGTCCCAATACAAAGAATATAAAGGTCTCAAATCAATCTTAGCTTTATGTTTTTCAGAAGTTCCTGAAACTTATCATCACTGGCACGTTTTTTCAAAAGGTCCATCGGGGATCTGTATTAGATTTAACGGCGAAAAATTATTAGAAAAAATTAAAAGACAAAATGGAATTTCGTTTGAATCCATAGAATACCTCACACTTAAAGATGCACAAAATTACCACTTTACAGTTGAACGACTACCTTTTCTCAAGCGCGCTGGCTATAAACCAGAAGGGGAATTTAGAGTAATTTATGAATCGAAAAAAAAAGAACTTCCGTTCATCAACATTCCCATAACACGCGAATGCATTCGTGACATAATATTAAGTCCCTGGTTGCATGATGACCTTTACGAATCGGCGAAGAAAGCTGTGCAATCGGTTAATGGATTTGAAAATATGAAGGTACTTCGATCAACATTGATATCTAATGATACGTGGAAAAAATACGCATCCGACCTAAATGAAATATAA
- a CDS encoding tyrosine-type recombinase/integrase: MSFKQKIEITMALHKRQNSSNWYYAFQVKNKKYVGSTGTANKTKALQVEREMRNKIHSETYLGESEEISLRDAVLKYLEPRMQYSYYRGMESISRKMFGSKRDPKTKKENPCYGLPATLFLHEIQTKHIERLVAKRKAEGDKPATIKHEIGLISSTLREMQRLGYKTNRDVVFPQLKTSYRLRYLDSNDEAALLRELDPNTVRSGVKTLEARTPEMQRNIQDNYDLVIMLLDTGCRYSEAANLPWTAVNLEAGTLNIYRSKVNNEDVLFMTDRLREVVLRRHADRRPDARYLFENKLGTARGYAAQAIKKAMDRAGMNDPDVVKEKGGKVTMHTLRHSYASKLVKNGVSLFEVSVLLGHSDPKMTQRYAHLAPNDASKKAVGIINALQG; encoded by the coding sequence TTGTCATTCAAACAAAAAATCGAGATCACGATGGCCCTTCACAAACGGCAAAATAGTAGTAACTGGTACTACGCGTTCCAGGTTAAAAACAAAAAATATGTAGGCAGCACCGGCACGGCAAATAAAACCAAGGCCTTGCAGGTGGAGCGTGAAATGCGCAATAAAATCCATAGCGAAACCTACCTCGGCGAATCAGAGGAAATCTCGCTGCGTGATGCAGTGTTGAAATATCTGGAACCACGCATGCAGTATTCGTACTATCGCGGCATGGAATCGATCTCGCGTAAGATGTTCGGCAGCAAACGTGATCCGAAAACGAAGAAAGAAAATCCATGCTACGGTCTGCCAGCGACCCTGTTTTTGCATGAGATCCAGACCAAGCACATCGAGCGCTTGGTAGCGAAGCGGAAGGCCGAAGGTGACAAGCCTGCGACCATCAAGCATGAGATCGGCCTTATTAGCTCGACGCTGCGCGAGATGCAACGGCTGGGGTACAAGACCAATCGCGACGTGGTGTTTCCGCAGCTGAAAACCTCGTATCGCTTACGCTATCTGGATTCCAACGATGAGGCTGCATTGCTGCGTGAACTCGATCCGAACACGGTGAGAAGCGGCGTTAAAACGCTAGAAGCACGGACACCAGAGATGCAGCGCAACATTCAAGATAACTACGATCTCGTGATCATGCTTCTTGATACCGGCTGCCGATATTCCGAAGCTGCGAACCTGCCATGGACGGCTGTTAATTTGGAGGCCGGAACCTTGAACATCTATCGCAGCAAGGTCAACAATGAAGATGTGCTGTTCATGACGGATCGGCTGCGCGAAGTAGTGCTGCGTCGTCATGCAGATCGCCGGCCAGATGCACGCTACCTCTTTGAAAACAAGTTAGGCACAGCACGCGGCTATGCGGCGCAGGCGATCAAGAAGGCAATGGATCGCGCAGGAATGAACGATCCTGATGTGGTGAAGGAGAAGGGCGGCAAGGTCACGATGCATACACTGCGGCACTCCTACGCCAGCAAGCTGGTCAAGAATGGCGTCAGCCTATTTGAGGTCTCAGTTCTACTTGGTCACAGCGATCCGAAAATGACACAGCGCTATGCCCACCTTGCGCCGAACGACGCCAGCAAGAAGGCCGTGGGCATCATCAATGCGCTGCAAGGCTAG
- a CDS encoding DUF1249 domain-containing protein → MDLYQKNYIKLLQLLPGLRDMNGPATLTALGHTDVHVDVIERHKHRLVLRMSHYLQRLHGAAIPDPDMTIEVFPLAETLGALTYIDCFGSRKVFCPEMMAFSPLAKAELNNFLGQWLTKMIAEGRS, encoded by the coding sequence ATGGACCTATACCAGAAAAACTACATTAAGCTGCTTCAACTTCTTCCTGGCCTGCGTGACATGAACGGGCCAGCTACACTCACTGCGCTTGGTCATACCGATGTTCATGTAGACGTGATCGAGCGCCACAAGCATCGTTTGGTGCTCCGTATGAGCCACTACCTCCAGCGACTGCATGGTGCAGCGATACCTGACCCTGACATGACCATCGAAGTGTTTCCGCTGGCAGAGACCCTCGGCGCGCTGACGTACATTGATTGCTTCGGCTCTCGCAAGGTGTTCTGCCCCGAAATGATGGCCTTTAGCCCACTTGCAAAAGCGGAACTGAACAATTTCCTGGGACAGTGGCTAACGAAGATGATTGCTGAGGGCCGAAGCTAG
- a CDS encoding bifunctional DNA primase/polymerase yields the protein MNTPKSNTVEHHASNEFDVKNDMYAVAVSYTITYKWPVFPLIAGAKKPATRNGFKDASLDETQVRDWFPSGSAYNIGIPTGSKSGIVVLDSDEKPTVSGAASLALLEAQHGPLPSTLRSNTGGGGEHIFFRFPEGANVRNRTAVLPGLDVRGEGGYIVAPGSRVNGGMYIWQDETMPIAELPDWLYTLITENKVSEKTTTATPGIIKSGSRNDSLLRFAAAQMHSGHPREKVTDVTLNANLLMCETPLPEDEVLQIVENVYRLYQSTPARDLTDIGNGKKDGRTPWCAFALPPRDER from the coding sequence ATGAACACACCGAAAAGTAATACCGTAGAGCACCACGCTTCCAATGAATTTGATGTTAAAAATGACATGTATGCAGTCGCTGTTAGCTATACCATTACCTATAAATGGCCGGTATTTCCCTTGATCGCAGGTGCTAAAAAACCAGCAACCCGTAACGGATTCAAAGATGCGTCGCTTGACGAGACACAGGTGCGTGATTGGTTTCCATCCGGCAGTGCCTACAACATCGGTATCCCCACCGGTAGCAAATCTGGCATCGTGGTGCTCGATTCGGACGAAAAACCAACAGTGTCTGGAGCCGCTTCGCTCGCGTTGCTGGAAGCGCAACACGGGCCGTTACCTTCGACACTTCGCAGTAACACCGGCGGCGGCGGGGAGCATATTTTCTTTCGTTTTCCCGAAGGAGCTAATGTTCGCAATCGCACTGCGGTACTTCCCGGCCTCGATGTTCGTGGTGAAGGTGGTTATATTGTAGCGCCTGGGTCCCGGGTGAATGGAGGGATGTATATTTGGCAAGATGAAACAATGCCAATTGCTGAGTTGCCAGACTGGCTGTACACATTGATAACTGAGAATAAAGTCAGTGAGAAAACCACTACTGCAACGCCGGGTATTATCAAATCTGGAAGCCGCAACGACTCACTCCTTCGCTTCGCTGCGGCACAAATGCACTCTGGCCATCCTCGCGAGAAAGTAACGGATGTAACGCTTAATGCCAATCTGTTGATGTGTGAAACGCCCTTGCCTGAGGACGAGGTTTTGCAAATTGTCGAGAACGTGTATCGGCTCTATCAGTCTACGCCGGCACGGGATCTCACAGATATCGGTAATGGTAAAAAAGATGGCCGAACTCCATGGTGCGCGTTTGCGTTACCTCCTCGAGACGAAAGATAG
- a CDS encoding DUF4238 domain-containing protein: MKRKKYELRKQHFIPACYLKAWLDPSAPKTSTNNPYVWLLDKNGENPKAKAPEKIFRESDMYTLTTPDGGHDLRYEQGLGTVEANFTKVRTSKFNFKRPLTEEDWFWVCLFAATAHNRTAASRDHFLSQMEEIKEMFEKVAGPDWETRTVEPEIPSHVDRSSVYIPQPGDFDNLKEMTTTTLIDSATDVILPILRGMHKTVLCTSDALGFVTTDAPSTWYDPTAYRRHPFERAIGIKNADIQITLPISPMQCILFTHRPMGPLYAEVGSDCVDVLNHRHAAHAPTRLVARSKEVRAVWFQVVQPPVDSWEALHPEPDDRHSWTSPDCPPELLKIFPR; encoded by the coding sequence ATGAAACGAAAGAAGTACGAGCTGCGAAAGCAACACTTTATACCCGCGTGCTATCTAAAAGCCTGGCTTGATCCTTCGGCTCCAAAAACAAGTACGAACAATCCATATGTTTGGCTCTTGGATAAAAATGGAGAAAATCCGAAAGCTAAAGCGCCCGAGAAAATTTTCCGTGAATCCGATATGTACACTTTGACCACACCCGATGGTGGTCATGACCTTCGGTATGAACAAGGCTTAGGAACAGTGGAGGCAAACTTTACGAAGGTAAGAACCAGCAAGTTTAACTTCAAGCGCCCCCTTACGGAGGAAGATTGGTTTTGGGTGTGCTTATTCGCTGCTACGGCACACAACCGTACGGCCGCGAGCCGCGATCACTTCCTCAGTCAGATGGAAGAGATAAAAGAGATGTTCGAGAAGGTTGCAGGTCCCGACTGGGAGACGAGAACAGTCGAGCCAGAGATTCCATCTCACGTTGATCGCTCAAGCGTCTACATTCCTCAACCAGGGGACTTTGACAACCTGAAGGAAATGACAACTACAACACTGATTGATTCAGCGACGGATGTGATTCTTCCTATTCTGCGCGGTATGCACAAGACCGTGCTGTGCACAAGTGACGCTCTAGGGTTCGTCACTACAGATGCTCCATCGACTTGGTACGACCCAACGGCATACCGGCGACATCCATTCGAGCGTGCCATCGGTATTAAAAATGCGGACATCCAGATCACGCTGCCAATCTCGCCAATGCAGTGCATCCTATTCACGCATAGGCCTATGGGGCCACTCTACGCAGAGGTTGGATCCGACTGTGTAGACGTCCTCAATCACCGACATGCCGCTCATGCCCCCACCAGGCTAGTGGCTCGGAGTAAAGAAGTGCGAGCCGTATGGTTTCAGGTTGTTCAGCCGCCAGTCGATTCGTGGGAGGCGCTTCATCCTGAGCCCGATGACAGGCATAGTTGGACCAGTCCGGATTGCCCGCCTGAATTGCTTAAAATCTTCCCGCGCTAG
- a CDS encoding reverse transcriptase domain-containing protein — protein sequence MNLEKQLERYIREEAEKLIERHHTYHNSLHREHERLQKRLAGAPGKVIMVPDYWDLDPKFNPFYVRRKSKAIARSISLKIKDQSYIPQTPHIKEIDKAGGGKRSLTIYQIPDAAVSQLFYTRLLAKNKHRFSSFSYAYRNDRNVHFAIQDISVDISQDARTFIAEFDFSDFFGSIDHMSLFEQFSKNGFFISEEEIFVIKAFLSMRNRGIPQGTSISLFLANLVCWSLDNKLEKAGLKFARYADDTVIWSPDYASICHALEIINTFSVQAGVEINSKKSDGISLLSKDGNRAEMVSKPNFSFLGYSISPDKVSIKKKSVQRIKKQISYLLYKNLIKPLESAPLKALVIPSNNRDPALLSAMLQVRRYLYGGLLHKEIIEYIQGRRPVILFKGAMSFYPLLNDEKQLKELDGWLLSVLHRALKKRSELLLTHKFNVRKNFPFSVPRDKLVVACRRKLVGGKPLMEVPSFTLIFKALKKGLNEHGIERVMNPKSLYYDY from the coding sequence ATGAATTTAGAAAAACAGCTTGAGAGATATATCCGGGAAGAAGCTGAGAAGCTAATTGAGCGTCACCACACTTATCATAACAGCCTTCACCGTGAACATGAGCGCTTGCAAAAGAGGCTGGCAGGTGCTCCAGGAAAAGTGATCATGGTGCCAGATTACTGGGATCTAGATCCTAAGTTCAATCCGTTTTACGTCCGCCGTAAATCTAAGGCTATTGCTAGATCGATAAGTCTAAAAATAAAAGACCAGTCATATATCCCCCAAACCCCCCATATAAAAGAGATAGATAAGGCCGGCGGCGGGAAGCGCAGCTTAACAATCTATCAAATACCTGATGCAGCAGTATCGCAGCTTTTCTACACCAGACTGTTGGCTAAAAATAAACACCGGTTTAGTTCTTTTTCGTATGCTTATCGCAATGATAGGAACGTACACTTCGCCATACAAGATATTTCAGTTGACATATCGCAAGATGCCAGAACTTTCATAGCAGAGTTTGATTTTTCTGACTTTTTTGGTTCAATAGATCACATGTCACTTTTTGAGCAGTTTTCAAAAAATGGATTTTTTATAAGTGAAGAAGAAATTTTTGTAATTAAGGCATTCCTATCGATGCGGAATCGCGGAATTCCGCAAGGCACATCAATTTCTCTATTCCTAGCGAACTTGGTCTGTTGGAGCTTAGATAATAAGCTTGAAAAAGCAGGATTGAAGTTTGCGCGCTATGCCGATGACACAGTAATTTGGAGTCCAGATTACGCGTCGATTTGTCATGCGCTGGAGATAATAAATACGTTTTCCGTTCAAGCTGGCGTAGAAATAAATTCCAAAAAATCTGATGGTATTAGTCTTCTGTCGAAGGATGGCAACCGGGCGGAAATGGTATCTAAGCCGAATTTTAGCTTCCTTGGCTACTCTATCAGCCCAGATAAAGTTTCCATAAAAAAGAAATCGGTCCAGCGCATTAAGAAGCAAATTTCATACTTATTATATAAGAACTTGATTAAGCCATTAGAATCGGCTCCTTTGAAGGCATTAGTAATTCCAAGTAATAACCGTGATCCGGCATTGTTGAGCGCAATGCTACAGGTTAGGCGATATCTTTACGGAGGGTTACTCCATAAAGAGATAATCGAATATATTCAAGGCCGAAGACCAGTAATATTGTTTAAAGGAGCAATGAGCTTCTATCCGTTGTTGAATGATGAGAAACAGTTGAAGGAATTAGACGGTTGGTTGCTTTCGGTACTTCATAGAGCGCTAAAAAAACGAAGTGAATTGCTCTTAACTCACAAATTCAATGTTAGAAAAAATTTTCCATTTTCGGTTCCACGCGACAAACTTGTAGTAGCCTGCCGAAGAAAATTGGTAGGTGGAAAACCGTTGATGGAAGTTCCTAGCTTTACGCTTATTTTCAAAGCATTGAAAAAAGGATTGAACGAGCATGGTATTGAACGCGTAATGAACCCGAAATCTTTATATTACGATTACTGA
- a CDS encoding DNA primase family protein, with the protein MAELHGARLRYLLETKDSWLQWTGVFWNRVSQTVIKGLSKDVPASFLQEATLLPLGPEKSFLKRHAAKSSSNGKLDAAIELFKSEPGIGISISDLDNHDYLFAVQNGIVDLKTGNFLPPDPALLITQVAGTVFDKNANCPRWEKFLDQVMGGDPSLSIYLQRAIGYAMTGSIKEQCLFFAYGFGANGKSTFLNVVRALFGDLGMQSSSETLMETKRSSSGTSPDIARLRGKRFVSMSETDDGRHLNEGMLKSLTGGDPIIARDLYESIFEFNPTHKFFLASNHKPTIKGTDHGVWRRIRLIPFNVTISPEQRNPNLEAELREELPGILNWAIKGCLAWQQDGMTTPKAIEQATKEYRDDMDIVGSWISEFCEVGVFEEMKFDAAYKSFDPWCKENYNFSFSKKRLGQMLTERGFEAINRGGRIYKGISISKKLNDAFRSDLGDEGQITW; encoded by the coding sequence ATGGCCGAACTCCATGGTGCGCGTTTGCGTTACCTCCTCGAGACGAAAGATAGCTGGCTGCAGTGGACCGGTGTGTTCTGGAACCGGGTGTCTCAAACAGTCATCAAAGGCTTGTCGAAAGATGTTCCTGCATCGTTCTTGCAAGAAGCCACCTTGTTGCCCCTGGGGCCTGAAAAGTCATTCCTCAAGCGGCATGCCGCCAAATCCTCGTCGAACGGCAAGCTGGACGCTGCTATTGAACTGTTCAAGTCTGAGCCGGGGATCGGGATCTCCATTTCTGACCTCGATAATCACGACTACTTGTTCGCGGTGCAGAACGGCATTGTCGATTTGAAGACAGGCAATTTCTTGCCCCCAGACCCAGCCCTGCTCATCACTCAGGTGGCTGGTACAGTCTTCGATAAAAATGCTAATTGTCCGCGTTGGGAAAAATTCCTTGATCAAGTAATGGGGGGAGATCCTTCGCTCTCGATCTACTTGCAGCGCGCTATTGGCTATGCAATGACTGGCTCTATCAAAGAACAATGTTTGTTTTTTGCCTACGGCTTTGGCGCTAATGGCAAGTCGACATTTCTGAACGTCGTCCGCGCCTTGTTCGGTGACTTGGGCATGCAATCTTCTTCCGAAACATTGATGGAAACCAAGCGTTCAAGTAGCGGTACCTCCCCCGATATTGCACGGCTGCGCGGAAAACGCTTTGTTTCGATGAGCGAGACTGACGATGGGCGTCACCTTAACGAAGGCATGCTGAAGTCCCTCACCGGTGGTGATCCTATCATTGCACGCGATCTGTATGAAAGCATCTTCGAGTTCAACCCTACGCACAAGTTTTTTCTTGCATCGAACCATAAGCCAACGATCAAGGGTACGGATCATGGCGTATGGCGCCGTATCCGTCTGATCCCGTTCAACGTCACTATCAGCCCAGAACAACGCAATCCGAATCTGGAAGCTGAGTTGCGTGAAGAGTTGCCAGGTATTTTGAACTGGGCCATTAAGGGCTGCTTGGCGTGGCAACAGGACGGCATGACGACACCTAAGGCCATCGAACAGGCCACTAAGGAGTATCGCGACGACATGGATATCGTTGGTTCGTGGATCAGTGAATTCTGCGAAGTTGGTGTCTTTGAGGAGATGAAATTTGACGCTGCATATAAGTCATTTGATCCTTGGTGCAAGGAAAATTACAACTTTTCTTTCTCCAAGAAGCGTCTGGGACAAATGTTGACCGAACGTGGCTTCGAGGCAATTAATCGTGGAGGGCGCATCTATAAAGGTATTTCTATCTCTAAAAAGCTGAACGATGCATTCCGGTCCGATCTGGGTGATGAAGGGCAGATTACTTGGTGA
- a CDS encoding helix-turn-helix domain-containing protein produces MLILKKYSDVELGTQVQLSDSCHVAVVLGDVSSLHTLAINLVMEVLMNNEQKPRMMTRQELAAVIKMLRISRSWSQEQLADISGLSVRTVQRVERAEPSSFDTRRAIATAFGCEDIDLLNKPFFIPNAEQIAAETKKFEQEYITLDVAPLTTGKQLAQLVENNMMDLSTSTFEMGRPADEEFASLIDWHRDYRDVAECYSESQKFEVYDALQAHIDELRRLGVSLRYAERKLMLKLGGPDGEANPMPAKALYVVAFPLGKEPEQFAVPRSTGIKI; encoded by the coding sequence TTGTTGATTTTAAAAAAGTACTCTGACGTGGAATTAGGCACACAAGTTCAGCTGTCTGATAGCTGTCATGTTGCTGTCGTGTTAGGCGATGTAAGTAGCTTGCATACTTTAGCCATCAACTTAGTTATGGAGGTGTTAATGAATAATGAACAGAAGCCCCGTATGATGACTCGACAGGAGTTAGCGGCAGTAATTAAGATGCTGCGAATCAGCCGTAGCTGGTCTCAAGAGCAGCTTGCAGATATCTCTGGCCTCAGCGTTAGAACAGTTCAGCGTGTAGAGCGAGCTGAGCCTTCAAGCTTTGATACTCGTCGTGCTATTGCCACAGCATTTGGATGCGAAGACATAGACTTGCTGAACAAGCCGTTCTTCATCCCTAATGCAGAACAGATTGCTGCTGAAACGAAGAAGTTTGAGCAGGAATACATTACATTAGACGTAGCTCCGCTGACGACCGGAAAACAACTAGCTCAACTTGTTGAGAACAATATGATGGACTTGTCCACTTCGACGTTCGAAATGGGCCGACCTGCTGACGAAGAGTTTGCTTCGTTAATTGACTGGCACCGTGATTACCGGGATGTTGCAGAATGCTATTCAGAGAGTCAGAAATTTGAAGTGTATGACGCTTTACAGGCGCATATTGATGAGCTTAGGCGCTTAGGCGTGTCATTGCGTTACGCCGAGCGTAAGCTGATGCTGAAGCTTGGCGGGCCGGATGGTGAAGCCAATCCTATGCCGGCAAAGGCGTTGTATGTCGTTGCGTTCCCATTGGGTAAGGAGCCAGAGCAATTCGCTGTGCCACGGTCGACTGGGATTAAGATTTGA
- a CDS encoding H-NS histone family protein → MTTYQEYTAKIAELQLLAEQARKNELAGAKAQIAGIMKQYDLSIDDLRETKTKAAKAPSAVAVKYRDDATGETWTGRGRPPRWLEGKDKNQYLIK, encoded by the coding sequence ATGACCACGTATCAAGAGTACACCGCCAAGATCGCAGAATTGCAGCTGCTTGCGGAACAAGCACGTAAGAACGAACTCGCAGGTGCAAAAGCACAAATCGCCGGGATCATGAAGCAGTATGACCTGAGCATCGACGACCTTCGGGAGACCAAAACGAAGGCTGCCAAAGCTCCAAGTGCAGTCGCAGTGAAGTATCGCGATGATGCTACTGGCGAGACCTGGACAGGTCGTGGCCGTCCGCCAAGGTGGCTGGAAGGTAAAGATAAGAATCAGTATTTGATCAAGTGA
- a CDS encoding phage portal protein, with amino-acid sequence MPVLEHADILDCFEYWKNGRWYEPPVNLAGLAKSFNAGVHHSNAIHFKANVLAFTLMPSKYLSCDAFKRLALDFLTFGNCYLEDRPSRSGRPLTFAHALAKYMRRGIDWDTYFFVTNHGTAHQFETGRVFHLMEPDVNQELYGVPQYLSALQSAWLNEVATLFRRKYYKNGSHAGFVFYMTDAAANTQDVDKLRQAMRDSKGPGNFRNLFMYAPNGKKDGIQILPVSDVAAKDEFFNIKSVTRDDQLAAHRVPPQLMGILPNNAGGFGAVEPAARVFARNELVPLQAQFEAINEWAGVEVVRFAPYDLATGGEGAQ; translated from the coding sequence ATGCCAGTACTCGAGCACGCCGACATTCTCGACTGCTTCGAATACTGGAAGAATGGCCGCTGGTACGAGCCGCCCGTCAACCTGGCCGGCCTGGCCAAGTCCTTCAATGCCGGCGTGCATCACTCCAACGCGATCCACTTCAAGGCCAATGTGCTGGCGTTCACGCTGATGCCCAGCAAATACCTGTCGTGCGACGCCTTTAAACGCCTGGCGCTCGACTTCCTGACGTTTGGCAACTGCTATCTGGAAGACCGGCCCAGCCGCAGCGGGCGCCCGCTGACGTTCGCGCACGCGCTGGCCAAGTACATGCGGCGCGGCATCGACTGGGACACGTATTTTTTCGTGACCAATCACGGCACGGCGCACCAGTTCGAAACGGGCCGCGTGTTCCATTTGATGGAACCGGACGTGAATCAGGAGCTGTACGGCGTGCCGCAGTACCTGAGCGCGCTGCAATCGGCCTGGCTCAACGAGGTGGCCACCCTGTTCCGCCGCAAGTATTACAAGAACGGCTCTCACGCCGGTTTCGTGTTCTACATGACGGACGCGGCTGCCAACACGCAGGACGTGGACAAACTGCGCCAGGCCATGCGCGACAGCAAGGGGCCGGGCAACTTCCGCAACCTGTTCATGTATGCGCCGAACGGCAAGAAGGATGGCATCCAGATTCTGCCCGTGTCGGACGTGGCTGCCAAGGACGAGTTTTTCAACATCAAGAGCGTCACGCGCGACGACCAGCTGGCCGCCCACCGCGTGCCGCCGCAGCTCATGGGTATCCTGCCGAACAATGCCGGTGGCTTCGGCGCCGTCGAGCCTGCCGCGCGCGTTTTCGCCCGCAATGAGCTGGTGCCGCTGCAGGCGCAGTTCGAAGCGATCAACGAGTGGGCCGGCGTGGAAGTAGTGCGCTTCGCCCCGTATGACCTGGCCACAGGCGGGGAGGGCGCGCAATGA